The nucleotide sequence agcctcatcagctggctcactcccaatgagtgctagctttttgatctgaaatagattacacagattatacaaagtgaactatgccatgaaaaccatacactgaaccattcataaaactccctctttgaggaaccatgtgcaagtcaacaaaaaatcagaaggatgtagaacaggataatacagaggactcagagacctatgatcacagtggtgtgactcagcttaaagataacagaattctctgttgtcttctaaatgctcatctttgcatcatcatattaacttccttttatgcacgactcaatggcatacacttcccaaacaataagataAGAGGGAAAAAGTGAATccattactttaaggccaccttgaatcatggcaaaattgtagtctggagctaaatgagtgatgtaagaacataaccgtcagctgccactatgaacagcaaggctaatgcttgtgctaatttctttagtaggctagatattatatacagaaaatcctctttcaaatacacttgtacaaaatgaagctttcaggtctacaaatccaaatgcaacatAAGCCAATTTtgaagtcccaacttaatctgaagtggactcaccatgtgtagagggctcaaattaacctacagctgaacaaaacactatacatcaaaattatattgaaaggtatcaatacgttgccagtagttcataggcacaattgaaaaAAATGCCATATAcctagtcgaaaaaaaaaacaccagcccgtttctggtgtttacaccaaactggctATTTTAGACAtgggttctggtgtgaccgtgtctggtgttccgaccagaccaggattttcagacacgggtcatgatgtggcgtagtgtggtgtgctttagtgCGTTCTGGTCTGGTTTTCTCtgctgtgacccggttgtctAATACAGGCTCTGGTGTGGTTTCGTTTGGTCTTTCCTGGTGTGGTCgatgtaccattcgatttggtgtggttggtatactgtagaatgtcttgattgagatgctgtgagtttggacatactatcgtgagaaaaattaagagatcccagcgaatgcatgccaaatggtgtaaaacagcaagcactcctgatgCCGAGTCAGGTGCACTAAGATCcatcaatctcgctgcgccggccttgatggcacgagcatttcatcagatggcacctgcacACAGTTAGGCATAGtatggcacacactcgcagcgtcATAATTTTCCACATGATTGTACAGTGGAGCATGCACTtaaccacatcatttctgttcttgccgaagagaaagcacgtatcgtaaagaaagaaaaaatgctcacatttgcacaaaagcgtccttagcttcattggtagacaaaattggcagtatagtcaagatggaggcccctagcatcatagcgtgcatcttttctggcaaagtcgaataggttgaatttccctgatagcagcttgactccagctgtgtagccacaatgcctgaagaacaacagaacaaaatcacgaatttgtgtgaaatacactacAATAATCACGGTGCAAAGGCAACCAGCAAATGctgctattaaatttagctcagtaaTGCAAACATACAGTACTCATTCAATACGACTCGAAATGCCTCTACAGTAAATCAACtgacttctgctttatagtaaatcaatgctactcacataaagcagcccacttgcattaatttgcttgaaatcagtatctgcatgagcaagtatttcacactttcattcacacttCAACGATGAACATGGACAAGGgggaagacaccgaaaaacactttgaggtccctcctcccttgcccctgttcatcatcatgctgtgtgaatgaaaatgcGAATTATTgcattgtgtttttcttttgtattcatagctaactgcatatatttacaatacagttgggtacgcctgcatcataatctgaatACCTGTcatattttggcattgcagctgatattgagcatgacagtccttccaacacagtcaggctttctgagacaatcaacagcactctagcatctccggtaatttgattcattaccaagctcagagatactaatacttggtagcctagagaaataaattgatatggaaattctactgctgcagaaaataaaaagagaaattaaggaattacagcaatgattacaagatgcccataaagatgggcacaaaaaggagacaagatgtgtagttcgactaaaaaaatatctgatgcgagtatatttcagggtgacGAAATCCATGTATTTAGACtttatgcgcacagggtgcagaactgtaaagcactgcatggctggctgcatctatttagaagaccattcctctttatttcttccaaaaaagtggcagcaaatcataaaaagccgactgctgaaatttattttcagctgaatgccGCATACAAAATGACCAgggtggaatgttaatgattcgaaaggaaaTCCTAAACAAGATGAGATGaactctggcactggtaaaaccccaacagaagtgcaaaaaaagctgccagattatttttcctgctgaatgtattaaaaccaaagctgcctgagcgcacatgagttttgtttaggtatagcttgctatatacatcctgagcctctggtgcagttgactgcagagtacctgcagacacttgcacacatacaaaacccacactagattctgcgtactgtacattgcccactatagtgcctagcacgtcttccagtgagatgcaattcttttggtgcatccaagcgttagggttccagttataaaaaatgtcCAAGGTTAttatgagttaagtgaataagcttaacaagttgactggttctaagcaggcagatcacttgcaagctccacttctcacagcaaggcagaaaacaataatggctacaggacactgtagtgcagggctcaaaattagtttagaccaagtagggttcgttaagcttcgctgacattgtttggcagaccggcgccttttccaaagtagcaatgtttactgccacacatatacgtAACTAACTagtcgcatgattcctcccaacatgtatgcaacaaaatattgcaaccgcttcgagccatctctacagaTCCCGCAgggccgtccctgctaagtgtgaaaaaaagtggctaagatatgctttgtcatattcaatgctacaaactatttttacaaagcatgcaacaaagctagcgaaagagtgctcaagcacacctatgcttcagtaaaaagtagccaaaatctttttacatgtaagctgaagtagctgaagttagaacgtgacttgtaaaactgtattcataacagctagacaagagagcagagaaggtaagggcaaacaggggttcattatgggctacatgatggactctaacagtcacttccatcatgcATCTGACAGAtaaacaataggccagctagcattcaattcaagcttattttcatgcaaaatgctttcagtgatggctacaagttataacatacaaattttcgttaagtagaggcaaccagaggattcatggacgatggcaaatgtggcggcaccctcgaatgcctatactgaatcagcatcacttaggcctcagtagCTAAAATCatcagggcaaatgactgctaagtaccgtccatcttctgtttccatggcatgagaagtacatattcactaaaagttgttcattatgagtaatttcactgGTTATGCACTGCCGCACTGAACATAGAGCCTAGGCTTTATCCTCACACTAGCTAACTgaacccatcaattaacctcttgtaaataaactttcacatgaagacatctacaattatttgatcacgtcttgtatgtctggcattatcctttgtttggcgctttcatattataaaccactaacaaacctgagtcgtaattctcacatacactgatggagtgagtatatgcccctgatataaatccagctacagctagcaattacctctcagtggatccatttttcacactccagcgcacaaaaatacacgaacgaagaggatagacaccacggacaccggacatattttttgtgtgctggaatgtctcataattcttcccagaaccgactatcccagccctctatgcttagccttgtggagaaccttttccttgccttccgctgtcacctcctgagcacttgccactggaactgcatagtacaactgcttctcttgaccagatgggaatggcagttctcttgtgaaatactgcatccattgggattcccttcacggagtcatacattgccttctctaccttgaattcagatacacctaaaggaaaaagaacacgcatataaaaattcttagccatatttgaagccaggaatatgataataattgtatttgtacgcttcacagcaacaacagcagtatgctttaacgcctgttgaaaCAAGAAAGTAGAAaccatttcgtttattaccaacacaagacttgcaccttgatgatgatggtgtcatgcaatagtggtgagttctgataggagtgtgaagtacaaaaggcaactgcttgcttcgaattttagaacatgcaactttaactgcacaattattgaaaagaaattgacttcatccttgaaaatcgcagattagtatgtgtggtagcaaatactgaaaatagatatagtaggagcactgccagtgtttaaatcaacacgcagtgactggtttggtttatatgggtttaacgtcccttcatccttgaaaatcgcagattagtatgtgtggtagcaaatactgaaaatagatatagtaggagcactgccagtgtttaaatcaacacgcagtgactggtttggtttatatgggtttaacgtcccaaagcgactcaggctatgagagacaccgtaatgaagggctccagaagtatcgatcagctggggttctttagagtgctctgacaccgcacagtacacgggcctcaagaatttcgccttcatcgaaatttgaccgccgcggccgggattgaattcgcgcctttcgggccagcagacgagtgccataaccactcagccaccgcggcggcttcgcagtgactgctaagagcaattttctaattgcagttcttgcccatgcccttgtcaagcaaggcactaatgccggttgacctgcagtaaatctaatgtatcctcaacatgctgcctagttagcaaagttcttgtagtcaaaattgaacgaaacattacttaTTTTTTCAGCTAGAAGCGCATAAACTTTTGAGTCCAAGGCAAACAAATTAGTGCCTTAaaatagtgttcaacgaggggcccacacgcagacacttgacttgccactgtttccttatacaaaaTAATAaaggagtgcatggcctgtggtgttcatgctaagaaataaaaaatataaatagaaacaaaactgaagtgcaaagaaaaattagagacaagttctTTCATTACACCTTCTGTGACACTAGAAAGTACATATTCATaaagtagtaaaatggtcattttgaaatttcgcactatcatcaaattgtcatgagcacagtcagtatgccttttcttcacacaaaaggtttccagcggctccagtgcacttcagtttctttttagtacagtgcctttaaaagac is from Amblyomma americanum isolate KBUSLIRL-KWMA unplaced genomic scaffold, ASM5285725v1 scaffold_244, whole genome shotgun sequence and encodes:
- the LOC144112493 gene encoding uncharacterized protein LOC144112493, with the translated sequence MQYFTRELPFPSGQEKQLYYAVPVASAQEVTAEGIVATQLESSCYQGNSTYSTLPEKMHAMMLGASILTILPILSTNEAKDAFVQIAESQQPPWKATTEWLRSCWGRETGMVVGKFG